The following coding sequences lie in one Arthrobacter sp. SLBN-122 genomic window:
- a CDS encoding polysaccharide biosynthesis tyrosine autokinase, translating to MDLREYLRIFRRNWLLIVAVTLTGLLAGGTYSILTKPTYTAETQLFVAIQSSGSVQELQQGNTFSQARVQSYVKTVSSPVVLQPAIDALGLAVAPQELAKRVKATTDANTVLITIAVEDGSSVQAAATAQAVADSLVKAVDTLEKPKTGGTSPVSLSVITPAIAPTSPSAPNTKINLILGLLVGLAVGAAISILKSTLDTRIRGEADVRRVSDAPLLGGISFDPLATRKPLLTQAAAQSPRAESFRQLRTNLQFANVTGHATSVLVTSSLPGEGKSTTATNLAIALAQAGNSVCLIDADLRRPMVHDYLGLDRNAGLTTALVGAADVNDLLQPWGEDNLHVLTSGQIPPNPSELLGSDDMRHLIESLEEAFDSVVIDAPPLLPVTDAAVLSRHVGGVVLVIGSQKISQQDLEKSLSALDLVGANLLGVVLNRLPVKGPDAYGYSYYSNDQGSDYPGESSGRNSSDAPKVRRSRDNTGEGTTQTYRSPSKFPLGHN from the coding sequence TTGGACCTACGCGAGTACTTGCGCATCTTTCGACGTAACTGGTTACTAATAGTGGCTGTCACCCTAACGGGTTTGCTCGCTGGCGGAACCTACTCGATTCTAACGAAGCCTACCTACACTGCAGAAACACAGTTGTTCGTGGCCATTCAGAGCTCCGGTTCCGTACAGGAACTGCAGCAGGGAAATACTTTCAGTCAGGCGCGAGTTCAGTCGTACGTCAAGACCGTCTCGTCCCCCGTGGTACTCCAGCCGGCTATCGACGCCTTGGGCTTGGCAGTCGCCCCCCAAGAACTTGCAAAACGCGTAAAGGCGACCACAGACGCCAATACTGTACTCATTACTATCGCTGTCGAGGACGGCTCCTCCGTACAAGCCGCTGCTACGGCCCAAGCGGTGGCAGATAGCCTCGTCAAGGCCGTCGACACATTGGAGAAACCAAAAACTGGCGGTACGTCACCGGTTAGTCTGTCGGTCATCACGCCGGCCATCGCGCCCACCTCACCGTCAGCACCAAACACCAAAATCAACCTAATCCTTGGGCTGCTCGTTGGTCTTGCAGTTGGTGCCGCTATATCGATACTAAAGTCCACGCTCGACACCAGAATCCGCGGTGAAGCAGACGTGCGACGAGTAAGCGATGCCCCGCTGCTGGGTGGTATTAGTTTTGATCCTTTGGCGACACGAAAACCGCTACTGACACAAGCGGCGGCACAAAGTCCCCGAGCAGAATCCTTCCGCCAGCTCAGAACGAACCTGCAGTTTGCCAACGTAACCGGTCACGCGACGTCTGTCCTTGTAACTTCATCTCTCCCTGGAGAGGGCAAAAGCACCACCGCCACGAACCTAGCCATCGCCTTGGCCCAGGCCGGAAATTCTGTGTGCCTTATCGACGCTGATCTTCGTCGGCCGATGGTTCACGACTACCTGGGCCTGGACAGGAATGCAGGCCTGACAACGGCACTTGTTGGGGCGGCAGATGTGAACGATCTCCTGCAGCCGTGGGGAGAAGATAACCTTCACGTCCTTACATCAGGACAGATCCCTCCCAATCCAAGTGAACTCTTGGGTTCCGACGATATGAGACACCTAATTGAAAGCCTGGAGGAAGCATTCGATTCGGTCGTGATCGACGCTCCACCACTTCTTCCTGTTACAGACGCAGCCGTACTTTCTCGACACGTAGGGGGCGTTGTACTAGTGATCGGATCACAGAAGATTTCCCAACAGGACCTAGAAAAATCCTTGAGCGCTCTCGACCTCGTTGGTGCAAATCTTCTTGGGGTGGTTTTAAACAGGCTACCTGTGAAGGGGCCCGATGCCTACGGCTACAGTTACTACAGCAACGACCAAGGCAGCGACTACCCGGGCGAATCTTCAGGCAGAAATTCATCTGACGCCCCGAAAGTGCGCCGTTCCCGAGACAATACCGGAGAAGGAACGACACAAACTTACCGATCCCCAAGCAAATTTCCGCTGGGCCATAACTGA
- a CDS encoding lipopolysaccharide biosynthesis protein — translation MAAMPRVGQATGRRGNTAKGISFSALAGVASLVAGVVLLPLVLSTVGPAAYGTWLFLLAVASFLFFLDLGVGTAIVHFLSRSRSGDETTDPDRVTSTGHAWAAVSCLLALGVFVVVAINYAYEARQSVGGTEFSVMIIAGIGILATMAVRPMSSVLFGSGFLHIERTYQVAGVLVRVVGTLAACWLSGGIIGVVLAEAVALMVPPIMATVKVRQLQLVHLHWNKVSTTELKRMMAYSLGAFSVSMVGASILQFGTVIIGVIGNANQVAYFNAAFRIYASVRQVIGWLTDPFRSVLSRLYVKDSIKANVVLYDLLFVAFAASAIGCLFLLVTLPVVLRIWLAGSVPTTEVATAASALLAGLILNALHIPLIPASDAAGSPGAFLPHQVLWLVSYAGLSLLLFPILGITGVAIAMTMPLPILEFAYLLTAGRTVNLDYKRWFTQVARPVLPVLVLGLIAALFTATFSQPASIVVAGLFFVGSSILFLFLTRVSWSYSSVLGSLRTEA, via the coding sequence ATGGCTGCTATGCCCCGCGTCGGCCAGGCCACCGGCCGGCGAGGAAACACGGCGAAGGGGATATCATTTAGTGCTCTTGCCGGGGTCGCCTCTTTAGTTGCAGGCGTAGTATTACTCCCCCTAGTCCTTTCGACTGTTGGGCCCGCGGCATATGGAACTTGGTTGTTTCTCCTAGCGGTCGCATCCTTTCTTTTCTTTCTGGATCTCGGTGTCGGGACAGCGATAGTGCACTTTCTGTCTCGTTCTCGAAGCGGTGACGAAACCACGGACCCCGATAGGGTCACGTCAACGGGACATGCCTGGGCTGCCGTATCTTGCCTGCTCGCCCTCGGCGTTTTCGTTGTTGTAGCGATCAACTATGCCTACGAGGCTCGGCAGAGTGTGGGCGGCACTGAGTTTTCCGTCATGATTATTGCCGGTATCGGCATACTCGCCACCATGGCGGTTCGACCAATGAGCTCCGTACTTTTTGGATCGGGTTTCCTGCACATTGAAAGAACCTATCAAGTAGCCGGAGTTCTTGTTCGGGTGGTTGGAACACTGGCAGCTTGCTGGCTGTCCGGCGGCATTATTGGCGTCGTCTTGGCGGAGGCTGTTGCCCTTATGGTTCCTCCCATCATGGCGACCGTTAAAGTACGTCAATTACAACTCGTCCACTTGCACTGGAACAAAGTATCAACCACCGAACTAAAACGAATGATGGCCTACAGCCTCGGAGCCTTCAGTGTTTCCATGGTCGGCGCGTCCATCTTACAATTCGGAACGGTCATCATCGGAGTCATTGGTAATGCCAATCAGGTCGCCTATTTCAATGCGGCATTCCGAATATACGCAAGTGTACGACAGGTTATTGGCTGGCTTACAGATCCCTTTCGCTCAGTGCTGAGCAGGCTATATGTCAAAGACTCGATCAAAGCGAACGTCGTGCTCTACGATCTTCTATTTGTCGCCTTTGCGGCGTCGGCAATTGGATGTCTTTTCCTCCTTGTCACGCTACCTGTGGTGCTACGGATCTGGCTTGCCGGGTCCGTCCCGACCACAGAAGTTGCGACCGCTGCAAGCGCCCTCCTTGCAGGTCTCATCCTAAATGCACTCCACATACCGCTGATCCCAGCATCTGATGCCGCTGGAAGTCCAGGCGCCTTCCTGCCCCATCAGGTTCTGTGGCTCGTTTCGTACGCCGGACTCTCCCTGCTACTCTTCCCGATCTTGGGCATAACAGGGGTGGCCATCGCCATGACAATGCCGTTGCCCATACTAGAATTCGCATATTTATTGACAGCTGGGCGCACTGTAAATCTTGATTACAAGCGATGGTTTACCCAAGTGGCACGTCCAGTTCTTCCGGTGCTTGTTCTAGGACTGATTGCCGCTTTGTTTACCGCAACATTTTCCCAGCCAGCATCCATAGTCGTGGCTGGATTATTTTTTGTCGGATCGAGCATATTATTCTTGTTTCTGACACGCGTTAGCTGGTCCTACAGTTCCGTACTCGGATCGTTACGCACCGAAGCATAA
- a CDS encoding polysaccharide pyruvyl transferase family protein, with translation MTLKSVISGFRLETETALIEALDGIDQVALLDFPSHMNVGDGMIWAGERAYLGSLGIRVRYTCDIERYSPIALNRMLPTGAILLHGGGNLGDVWPKFQAFRERVVQDFPGRKIIQLPQTLFYDSPTRARETDRIFGNHPDLTVMLRDENSMERAEKLLPSVRTVFVRDMALGWSPDVPASNMSRNVLILARRDTESKGSTASLAKELSNIAEVEVADWGLKALNHAKWKAVKIPGRVARQNEVLLNLPLTAKVLAQSYERMLKMNLHAGIHEFSNRKLIITDRLHAHVLASLMQIPHVVLDNSYGKVRSIYEDYTHQFPSARFATSQTEALELASELLTKGTA, from the coding sequence ATGACACTTAAGTCCGTTATTTCGGGTTTCAGATTGGAGACTGAAACAGCTTTAATTGAGGCCCTGGATGGGATCGACCAAGTTGCTTTGCTTGATTTTCCGTCACATATGAATGTCGGCGATGGCATGATCTGGGCCGGCGAGCGGGCGTACCTGGGGTCCTTGGGCATTCGAGTTCGATACACCTGCGACATCGAGCGCTACAGCCCGATCGCCCTCAATAGGATGCTTCCCACAGGTGCAATCCTTCTTCACGGTGGCGGGAATCTTGGGGATGTCTGGCCCAAGTTTCAGGCTTTTCGAGAACGCGTAGTTCAGGATTTTCCCGGGCGAAAGATCATCCAACTTCCACAAACACTCTTCTACGACTCGCCCACTCGAGCGCGAGAAACTGATCGGATTTTTGGTAACCACCCAGACCTAACCGTCATGTTGCGTGACGAGAACTCCATGGAAAGGGCCGAAAAACTCCTCCCGTCAGTTCGAACGGTGTTCGTACGTGACATGGCCCTTGGTTGGAGCCCGGATGTTCCAGCTTCGAATATGAGCCGAAATGTTCTCATCTTGGCTCGTAGGGATACAGAGTCTAAAGGATCAACAGCTAGCCTTGCCAAGGAACTCAGTAACATAGCTGAGGTTGAGGTTGCGGATTGGGGACTAAAGGCTCTGAACCATGCAAAATGGAAGGCCGTAAAAATTCCTGGCCGGGTCGCGCGTCAAAATGAAGTATTGCTAAATTTACCTCTGACCGCCAAGGTCCTTGCGCAATCATACGAGCGAATGCTCAAAATGAATCTCCATGCAGGAATTCACGAATTTTCCAACCGGAAGCTTATCATCACCGATAGGCTGCATGCGCATGTGCTTGCTTCGTTGATGCAAATTCCGCACGTCGTATTGGACAACTCCTACGGCAAAGTGCGATCTATCTACGAGGATTACACTCATCAGTTCCCTTCAGCTCGGTTCGCCACTTCTCAAACAGAAGCGCTGGAACTCGCCAGTGAACTGCTGACGAAGGGAACCGCATGA
- a CDS encoding glycosyltransferase family 4 protein, whose protein sequence is MNKVEVLYATGRGVPAWEKAYADGMVPDRWPYGLHQVSAGPGNPAGYSEALPLAPKSLLKWLAASLHRRNNNYTAIAWDEDTAIRLFFEKPSATKYAGVIWATDRLLRQEFNAKDIILRRILPKFDGLWVLGRAQAEVLRNWLGRDTPPISFLPFGIDEEFFSPYEYPEKPLVLSVGRDRDRDSATLFEALEEVNRVRPDVKLAVQTTASAAVPRGVTLLPMMPHTALRKHYRAASVVAVATRPNVHVSGMTVALEAMATSRPVVISATEGMPDYVEDGISGLLVEPQNAGSMASGILGLLRDPVEAAEMGKRGRQKVELHHTTQKMAQLLSGIIQQ, encoded by the coding sequence ATGAATAAAGTCGAGGTGCTTTACGCAACTGGCCGCGGCGTACCTGCATGGGAAAAAGCCTATGCCGACGGAATGGTTCCGGACCGATGGCCTTATGGATTGCATCAGGTCAGCGCGGGCCCGGGCAATCCGGCCGGCTATTCTGAGGCGCTGCCCTTGGCCCCGAAGTCTTTGTTGAAGTGGCTGGCCGCCAGCCTTCATCGACGGAACAACAACTACACAGCCATCGCCTGGGACGAAGATACGGCGATTCGGCTCTTCTTCGAAAAGCCTTCGGCAACAAAATATGCCGGGGTCATCTGGGCTACTGACCGCCTACTGCGACAAGAATTCAATGCGAAGGACATAATCCTGCGTAGAATACTTCCAAAGTTTGACGGACTATGGGTGTTGGGTCGCGCTCAAGCGGAAGTCCTCCGGAATTGGTTAGGTCGAGATACGCCCCCCATCTCGTTCTTGCCATTCGGCATCGATGAAGAATTTTTCTCGCCTTACGAGTACCCTGAAAAGCCCCTTGTCCTCAGTGTCGGACGCGACCGGGATAGAGATTCCGCCACACTCTTCGAGGCTCTGGAAGAAGTGAATCGCGTTCGACCCGATGTCAAGTTGGCGGTGCAAACCACGGCATCTGCTGCGGTACCGCGGGGGGTGACGTTGCTGCCGATGATGCCTCACACAGCGCTGCGTAAGCACTACCGGGCCGCGTCTGTAGTGGCGGTAGCAACTCGACCCAACGTTCATGTATCTGGGATGACGGTCGCATTAGAGGCGATGGCGACTAGCCGACCCGTAGTCATAAGTGCTACGGAAGGCATGCCGGATTACGTCGAGGACGGCATTTCAGGCCTTCTCGTTGAACCACAGAACGCCGGCTCTATGGCCTCTGGCATACTTGGACTTTTGCGCGATCCCGTAGAGGCCGCAGAAATGGGAAAGCGAGGACGGCAGAAAGTGGAATTGCATCACACCACGCAGAAGATGGCCCAACTTTTGTCCGGCATTATCCAGCAGTAG
- a CDS encoding DUF1972 domain-containing protein, producing MKRTTAAQQNRTVAIIGTRGYPSYYGGFETAVRKLAPYLVGRGWNTVVYGRPGAARMDDPARDLRVQLVETRGLETKSLSTLTFGLTSVLHACVRKPDVAIIMNVANGFWLPLLRLRRIPTVVNVDGIEWERAKWGRLAKGVFKLGAHFTARFGKTLIADSTEISRRWKNDFGRESAFIPYGGDIPAELPLVDDLNHRGYVLVVARFVPENSVEEFFEAVPEIAMNFPVVIVGSSGYGGPLDEKAGALSVEHDNVHWLGHVSDDAKLLSLWQHCGAYFHGHSVGGTNPALVQAMACGAPTLARDTVYNREVLGPHGRFTAIGPKDIVSSVLELMGDVSLQAEASSNGLSRAATTYSWESVCKAYEEEAEKVLESRHVPARS from the coding sequence ATGAAAAGAACGACTGCCGCACAGCAAAACCGAACTGTGGCTATTATCGGAACAAGGGGTTACCCGAGCTATTACGGTGGATTCGAGACGGCCGTCCGCAAACTGGCTCCCTATCTAGTTGGGCGCGGTTGGAATACCGTCGTCTACGGGCGGCCTGGAGCCGCGCGTATGGACGACCCTGCTCGAGATTTGAGAGTCCAGTTGGTCGAAACAAGAGGACTGGAGACAAAGTCCCTAAGCACGCTGACCTTCGGTTTAACCTCCGTGTTGCACGCCTGCGTGCGAAAACCGGACGTCGCCATAATCATGAATGTTGCCAACGGGTTCTGGCTTCCCCTGCTCCGGCTCCGACGCATCCCAACCGTTGTGAATGTTGATGGCATTGAGTGGGAACGCGCCAAGTGGGGGCGCCTAGCCAAAGGCGTTTTTAAACTTGGCGCGCATTTCACGGCCCGGTTCGGGAAGACGCTTATAGCAGACTCCACTGAGATTTCTAGGCGCTGGAAAAATGATTTCGGCAGAGAATCAGCCTTTATTCCTTACGGCGGCGACATCCCGGCCGAGCTACCGCTTGTGGATGACTTGAATCATAGAGGCTACGTGCTAGTTGTGGCACGATTTGTGCCTGAGAATTCTGTAGAAGAGTTTTTCGAAGCAGTACCGGAAATAGCAATGAATTTTCCTGTAGTCATTGTTGGTTCGTCCGGCTATGGCGGTCCTCTCGATGAAAAGGCGGGGGCGCTCAGCGTCGAACATGACAATGTTCATTGGCTCGGGCATGTGAGTGACGATGCAAAATTGCTGTCACTATGGCAACATTGCGGCGCGTATTTCCACGGCCATAGCGTTGGAGGAACGAATCCGGCCCTGGTGCAGGCGATGGCATGTGGTGCACCCACGCTCGCCCGCGACACTGTCTATAACCGGGAAGTGCTGGGTCCACATGGAAGGTTTACAGCGATTGGGCCCAAGGACATCGTTTCTTCTGTCCTTGAGCTAATGGGGGATGTGAGCCTACAGGCCGAAGCGTCCTCCAACGGACTGTCGCGGGCGGCGACGACTTATTCGTGGGAAAGCGTCTGCAAGGCGTACGAGGAAGAAGCTGAAAAAGTACTTGAATCTCGTCACGTTCCTGCGCGGTCTTAG
- a CDS encoding sugar transferase has translation MGTTRDWRQRTSRRLRVVDAFVIVWAISGAYIVRFGFAPNLIVEGQDFSYMGLSAALVIAWWLMLGAWNSRQSRILGSGADEYKRVAAASLWLFGIVAIVSYVLRIETARGYVGIALPAGLLGLLLARWLLRQHLSVDRQGGSSMSRLMILGGPSAVAHLADTLAGARHSGYLPIAAYTPGGPDKNISADISGLPVLGSDPAIPSILAAIDESKADAVAVSAGVQLHPQTLRHLGWELAARNVGLIMAPALTDIAGPRIHTQQVAGLPLIHVTTPTLEGGQRVAKRLFDVAVSAVLIVCASPLMALIALAVKLDSRGPALFRQERVGIEGAPFKMLKFRSMVVDAESQLSTLARENEGSGVLFKMKSDPRVTRAGGFLRRYSLDELPQLFNVFSGSMSLVGPRPPLPREVEAYEHDVRRRLLVKPGLTGLWQVSGRSDLSWQDSVRLDLYYVENWSLAGDLVILLRTARAVFQRTGAY, from the coding sequence TTGGGGACAACGCGTGATTGGCGTCAGCGAACGTCGCGCAGACTGCGTGTCGTTGACGCCTTCGTAATAGTTTGGGCGATTTCTGGTGCCTACATCGTGCGGTTCGGTTTTGCTCCCAACCTCATCGTCGAAGGACAAGACTTTTCCTACATGGGGCTGTCAGCCGCTTTGGTTATTGCGTGGTGGCTGATGCTCGGGGCATGGAACAGCAGACAAAGTCGAATCTTGGGCTCTGGCGCAGACGAATACAAACGTGTCGCAGCTGCATCACTTTGGCTGTTTGGGATAGTGGCCATCGTTTCTTATGTGCTTCGAATCGAAACTGCCAGAGGTTACGTCGGCATTGCGCTGCCGGCCGGATTACTTGGACTGCTACTCGCGCGCTGGCTGCTGAGGCAGCACCTATCTGTCGACCGCCAGGGCGGCTCCAGCATGTCACGGTTGATGATTCTGGGTGGCCCGAGCGCAGTCGCGCATCTGGCGGACACGCTTGCTGGAGCGAGGCACTCCGGCTACCTGCCTATCGCTGCCTACACCCCTGGCGGCCCGGATAAGAACATCAGCGCAGATATTTCGGGGCTGCCCGTACTCGGATCAGACCCTGCAATCCCGTCGATACTGGCTGCAATCGACGAATCCAAAGCTGATGCCGTCGCTGTTTCCGCTGGCGTGCAGTTGCACCCGCAGACACTTCGTCATCTGGGTTGGGAACTAGCTGCCCGGAACGTTGGTCTAATCATGGCCCCGGCGTTGACTGACATTGCAGGTCCTCGTATACACACCCAACAAGTCGCCGGGCTTCCGCTTATCCATGTAACTACGCCGACCTTGGAAGGTGGGCAACGGGTTGCGAAACGCCTCTTCGACGTTGCAGTGTCCGCCGTCCTAATTGTTTGTGCATCCCCCCTCATGGCGCTTATCGCACTCGCCGTCAAGCTCGACAGCCGCGGACCGGCCCTATTTCGTCAGGAGCGCGTGGGAATCGAGGGCGCACCTTTCAAGATGCTGAAGTTTCGCTCAATGGTGGTGGACGCGGAATCGCAGCTCAGCACCCTCGCCCGTGAGAACGAAGGTAGCGGCGTTTTGTTCAAGATGAAAAGCGATCCGCGTGTAACCCGAGCCGGGGGGTTCCTGCGCCGATACAGCTTGGATGAGCTCCCCCAACTGTTCAACGTCTTCTCCGGCTCAATGAGCTTAGTTGGTCCCCGTCCACCTCTGCCGCGAGAGGTCGAAGCTTACGAACACGATGTGCGTCGGCGATTGTTGGTCAAACCTGGGCTGACGGGACTCTGGCAAGTCAGTGGACGTTCAGATCTGTCGTGGCAAGACTCCGTGCGTCTGGACCTCTACTACGTCGAAAACTGGTCCTTAGCAGGAGACTTGGTGATTCTGCTGCGAACCGCGCGCGCGGTATTTCAGCGCACCGGCGCCTACTGA
- a CDS encoding DUF4012 domain-containing protein: MNADLSAAADLVQQMKHEISSSDTSGAASTVEQMSHYTESAKNSAQDPVWTLASGMPWIGPNLSAVTEVARSADDVTQLGMAPLVRISNSLDWRELVPKSSGSNLTPLKNAAPTVSSAAYAVAASADRLNSIHSENLLPQVSAPLASAREELQQATTALNTAANVAQIAPDMLGADGPKRYLLMIQNNAETRASGGIPGALAELTIDQGKLSLGKQSSATELGTMTPVLPVEAQQQQIFSSRIGKYMQDVNLTPDFPTAAATAKAMWQQKTGESLDGVISIDPVAFSYLLDATGPIKITNPQVAALAKGRLPVDLTKENIVSTLLSDVYAKIEDPKLQDAYFAGVAQEVFGALSGGNGEAKALVASLTRGVEEGRVSLWSASAAQQAIIGNYKLGGAVSGPNVSPAEFGAYFNDGTGAKMDYYIKRTVQLIRKCSKDGYEETAVRIVSTNTAPADAAKSLPAYVTGGGHYGVPPGTVRTNVVVYGPVQANIESATLDGQKTPFAPYLHANRPVGVVAQQLTPGQTEAVEFTFGKIVQRTEPNLVVTPTVQPVKDVILPTENASCGQG; this comes from the coding sequence GTGAATGCAGACTTGTCTGCAGCAGCGGACCTCGTGCAGCAGATGAAACACGAAATATCTTCATCCGACACAAGCGGTGCAGCCTCGACTGTTGAGCAGATGTCGCACTACACCGAGAGTGCAAAGAACTCCGCGCAGGACCCTGTGTGGACCCTCGCGTCGGGAATGCCTTGGATTGGTCCCAATCTTTCGGCTGTGACAGAAGTAGCTCGTTCGGCGGACGACGTTACGCAGTTGGGAATGGCTCCGCTCGTGAGGATCTCCAATTCTCTCGATTGGAGAGAGCTCGTTCCAAAATCTTCGGGATCGAATCTGACTCCGCTAAAGAATGCAGCGCCGACGGTGTCGTCTGCAGCGTATGCAGTCGCAGCATCGGCAGACAGACTCAACAGCATTCACTCCGAAAACCTGCTTCCGCAGGTGTCCGCCCCCCTCGCAAGTGCACGCGAAGAGCTTCAACAAGCGACCACCGCACTGAACACCGCGGCGAATGTCGCACAAATTGCTCCGGACATGTTGGGCGCAGACGGGCCCAAGCGCTACCTGCTGATGATCCAAAACAACGCAGAAACGCGTGCCTCCGGAGGTATTCCGGGCGCTCTCGCCGAACTAACTATCGACCAGGGGAAACTGAGTCTCGGCAAACAGAGCTCCGCTACTGAGCTTGGGACCATGACACCGGTTCTACCTGTCGAGGCCCAGCAGCAACAAATTTTCTCGAGCCGTATCGGTAAGTATATGCAGGACGTGAACCTTACTCCTGATTTTCCGACCGCGGCCGCTACAGCAAAAGCCATGTGGCAGCAAAAGACCGGTGAGAGCCTTGACGGAGTAATTTCCATCGACCCCGTGGCCTTCAGTTATCTTTTGGATGCCACCGGCCCCATCAAGATCACCAATCCGCAGGTGGCAGCCCTGGCCAAAGGCAGACTTCCTGTCGACTTGACAAAGGAGAACATAGTTTCCACGCTGCTGTCAGACGTCTACGCCAAGATCGAGGACCCAAAGCTGCAGGACGCCTATTTTGCCGGCGTAGCCCAAGAGGTGTTTGGCGCGCTTTCGGGAGGAAATGGTGAGGCCAAGGCTTTGGTAGCAAGTCTCACCCGTGGTGTTGAAGAGGGCCGAGTCTCGTTATGGTCCGCAAGCGCAGCTCAGCAAGCGATTATTGGAAACTACAAATTGGGTGGGGCCGTCAGCGGACCAAACGTCTCCCCGGCCGAGTTCGGTGCCTATTTCAACGACGGAACTGGCGCCAAGATGGACTACTACATCAAACGAACAGTTCAACTCATTAGGAAGTGCTCCAAGGACGGCTATGAGGAGACGGCCGTTCGAATCGTGAGCACAAATACAGCACCTGCAGATGCAGCGAAGTCGTTGCCCGCATACGTCACCGGCGGCGGCCACTATGGCGTGCCGCCAGGGACCGTCCGGACAAATGTCGTCGTCTACGGACCGGTCCAAGCAAACATCGAATCAGCCACGCTCGACGGACAGAAGACTCCCTTCGCGCCTTACCTGCACGCGAACAGGCCAGTAGGCGTGGTTGCTCAGCAACTCACACCAGGTCAAACCGAAGCCGTGGAGTTCACCTTTGGGAAGATCGTCCAGCGCACGGAACCTAACTTGGTTGTCACACCCACTGTCCAGCCTGTAAAGGACGTTATTCTTCCGACGGAAAACGCGTCCTGTGGGCAAGGCTAG
- a CDS encoding LPXTG cell wall anchor domain-containing protein, with protein MKKTFAALALAGSIALIGSAPAMAATYPALPPQAAVSDGTVGPGETFVFRGQGFLAGERLVIRVTPGQAPASNGANIAGSRAVAARINVVAEAQTLTTTADAKGAFSLPIAINEAGTYSLTATGETSGVTVGPVTVTVAAALANTGGSIAGTTGGAPLANTGGLANTGADSGLVLWTLVGAGALAAGATSVVVVRRRAKADAAA; from the coding sequence ATGAAGAAGACTTTCGCTGCACTCGCGCTTGCAGGCTCCATCGCACTTATTGGCTCGGCACCCGCCATGGCCGCAACGTACCCGGCGCTTCCGCCGCAGGCAGCCGTTTCCGACGGCACCGTCGGCCCCGGTGAGACCTTCGTCTTCCGCGGCCAGGGCTTCCTTGCTGGCGAACGGCTCGTCATCCGCGTTACGCCCGGCCAGGCTCCCGCCTCCAACGGTGCAAACATCGCCGGCAGCCGGGCCGTGGCAGCTCGCATCAACGTTGTGGCCGAGGCGCAAACCCTGACCACCACGGCGGACGCCAAGGGCGCATTCTCCCTGCCGATCGCGATCAACGAGGCCGGCACCTACAGCCTGACCGCAACCGGTGAAACCTCCGGTGTGACCGTCGGCCCCGTCACGGTCACAGTTGCAGCCGCGCTGGCCAACACCGGCGGGTCCATTGCAGGCACCACCGGCGGCGCTCCGCTGGCCAACACCGGCGGCTTGGCCAACACCGGCGCTGACTCCGGCCTGGTCCTGTGGACCCTGGTTGGCGCCGGCGCTCTGGCTGCCGGCGCAACCTCAGTGGTAGTGGTTCGCCGCCGCGCCAAGGCTGATGCTGCTGCCTAA
- a CDS encoding VanZ family protein, with protein sequence MLVPQALVAFWPSPIDQPVQGHLASALALLHQHGLPAWVNYTFVEAAANVLLFVPLGIVSSLAFPRKYWWQIGALGLLVSGCIELSQLLFLHARLAALSDVVTNIAGATIGALLVTLIRYKLNTSHDPTRASCRA encoded by the coding sequence ATGCTCGTTCCCCAGGCCTTGGTGGCCTTTTGGCCATCCCCAATCGACCAGCCAGTTCAGGGGCACTTGGCAAGTGCTTTAGCTCTTCTTCACCAGCACGGCCTTCCAGCGTGGGTGAACTATACGTTCGTGGAAGCGGCTGCTAACGTCCTGCTGTTTGTCCCACTCGGAATAGTCAGTAGCCTGGCCTTTCCCAGAAAGTACTGGTGGCAGATCGGGGCCCTCGGGTTGCTGGTTTCGGGGTGCATCGAACTGAGTCAGCTCCTGTTTCTTCACGCCCGCCTTGCAGCGTTGTCAGATGTTGTAACCAACATTGCAGGAGCGACAATTGGTGCACTTCTGGTGACATTAATAAGGTACAAACTCAACACTAGCCATGACCCAACGCGTGCTTCCTGCCGCGCTTGA